From Thermococcus sp.:
CGGCCTTGGCCCTCTTAACTGCCTTCTCGACGAGGGCCTTGATTTCCTCCTCAAGGGCGTCGTAGAACTCAGGGCTAACCCTCATCTCGGGGTCAATACTCTTG
This genomic window contains:
- a CDS encoding histone-like protein is translated as MAELIVKSKVKELVKSIDPEMRVSPEFYDALEEEIKALVEKAVKRAKAEGRKTLYARHV